A section of the Mastomys coucha isolate ucsf_1 unplaced genomic scaffold, UCSF_Mcou_1 pScaffold15, whole genome shotgun sequence genome encodes:
- the LOC116091623 gene encoding olfactory receptor 1L6-like has product MSNHSSSSTSDFILLGLSSNPWMQKPLFGIFITMYLVTVMGNVLIILAIHSDSRLHTPMYFFLSNLSFMDICFTTVIVPKMLVNLLSETKTISYVGCLVQMYFFMALGNTDSYLLASMAIDRLVAICNPLLRIIVTVLRIPSAAGKWKAFSTCGSHLTVVTLFYGSIIYVYFRPLSMYSVVKDRVATVMYTIVTPMMNPFIYSLRNKDMKRGLKKLMDRVHS; this is encoded by the exons ATGAGcaaccacagcagcagcagcacctcaGACTTCATCTTGCTGGGTCTTTCTTCCAATCCCTGGATGCAGAAACCCCTTTTTGGCATCTTCATCACAATGTACCTTGTCACAGTGATGGGGAATGTGCTCATCATCTTGGCCATCCATTCTGACTCCAGGCTCCATACccccatgtactttttcctcaGCAACTTGTCATTCATGGATATCTGCTTTACAACAGTCATTGTGCCCAAGATGCTAGTGAACTTGCTCTCAGAGACAAAGACTATCTCCTATGTGGGATGCCTGGTTCAGATGTACTTCTTCATGGCCTTAGGGAACACTGATAGCTACCTGCTGGCCTCCATGGCCATTGACCGACTGGTGGCCATCTGCAATCCTTTA CTAAGAATCATTGTCACTGTGCTCAGGATCCCCTCTGCAGCTGGAAAGTGGAAAGCCTTCTCTACCTGTGGCTCCCACCTCACTGTAGTGACCCTGTTCTATGGGAGTATCATCTATGTCTACTTTAGGCCTTTGTCCATGTACTCTGTGGTGAAGGACCGGGTAGCTACTGTTATGTATACAATAGTGACACCTATGATGAATCCTTTCATCTATAGCCTGAGGAACAAAGATATGAAGAGAGGTTTGAAGAAGTTAATGGATAGAGTTCACTCATAG